A single Lolium perenne isolate Kyuss_39 chromosome 6, Kyuss_2.0, whole genome shotgun sequence DNA region contains:
- the LOC127306879 gene encoding uncharacterized protein, whose product MDTNAGSFVAVRRLAGSDRAAGAVAFHHSSSAEVVTGSTAWIGRGLSCVCVQSRDSDARLSFDLTPLQEECLLRLQNRIEVQYDGSNTEHQEELKALWYASFPGTELRGLISEQWKEMGWQGKDPSTDFRGGGFISLENLLFFARNYSKSFQELLRKQNGDRAIWEYPFAVAGVNITFMLIQMLDLQAVKPRSLFGAVFLKLLSENDRAFDILYCITFKLMDQHWLDMHATYMDFNTVMKSTRRHLERELLLEDIQRIEDMPSYKLLAR is encoded by the exons ATGGACACCAACGCCGGCTCCTTCGTCGCCGTCCGACGCCTCGCCGGCTCCGACCGCGCCGCCGGCGCCGTCGCCTTCCACCACTCCTCCTCGG cgGAGGTCGTCACGGGGTCGACGGCGTGGATCGGCAGGGGGCTCTCCTGCGTATGCGTGCAGAGCAGGGACAGCGACGCCCGCCTCTCCTTCGATTTGACGCCTCTTCAG GAAGAGTGCCTACTGAGATTGCAGAACCGGATAGAAGTTCAGTATGACGGTTCTAACACAGAGCATCAG GAAGAGCTGAAGGCCCTTTGGTATGCCTCCTTTCCTGGAACTGAGCTTAGGGGCCTAATATCAGAACAATGGAAAGAGATGGGCTGGCAAGGGAAAGACCCATCTACAGATTTTAG AGGTGGAGGCTTCATCTCCTTGGAGAATTTATTATTCTTCGCCAGAAACTATTCG AAATCTTTTCAGGAGCTTCTTCGGAAGCAGAATGGTGACCGTGCAATTTGGGAGTATCCATTTGCTGTAGCTGGTGTAAATATAACATTCATGCTCATTCAGATGCTTGATCTACAAGCAG TTAAACCAAGATCCTTGTTTGGAGCTGTTTTCCTGAAACTACTTTCAG AAAATGATCGAGCTTTTGATATCCTTTACTGCATAACCTTCAAGCTGATGGACCAGCATTGGCTTGACATGCACGCCACTTACATGGACTTCAAT ACGGTCATGAAATCTACAAGACGACATCTAGAAAGGGAGTTGTTGCTTGAAGACATTCAGCGGATTGAGGATATGCCATCATACAAGCTTCTAGCCCGCTAG